Below is a genomic region from Pleomorphomonas sp. T1.2MG-36.
GATCGCGTACATGATGTTGGAGACTTGGCGGGCGTCGCCGAAGCTGTAGACTTCGGGAACGAGGTTGCGGACCTTGTCGTAGAGGCTGCGCTCGGAGCGATAGCCGATGGCGACGATGGCGCTGTCGGCCGGCACGATGGTCTCCTTGTCGCCGCTCTTCACCTTGAAGCCGCCCTTGACCGGTTCGGCCACATGGCTCGACGTCATGATGTCGATCTTCTTGTAGATCAGGAGGTCGTGCAGCATGTCGTGGTTGGCGTGGCAGAGCGGGCCGGCCAGCGCCAGGATCGTCGGCGCCAGTTCGACGATGGTCACCTTCTTGCCCTGGTCGTGCAGCCATAGCGCCGTTTCGCAGCCGACGAGGCCGGCGCCGATGACGATGGTGCTGTCGCCGGCCGGCTTGACGCCGTTGAGCACGTCCTCGGCGGTGTAGACGTTGTCGGCGTCGCCGATGCTGAGCCGCTTGGGCTGCGAGCCGGTGGCGACGATCAGCACGTCGGGCTTGGCGAGCCGCACCGTCTCCTCGGTCACTTCCTTGTTGAAGATCACCGGCACCTTGAGTTCGCGCAGCTCGCGCTCGTACCAGCGGATCAGGTCGTGGTCGTCTTCCTTGAAGTCGGGCACGCCGCCGGGGATGACGACGCCGCCGAGACGGTCGGACTTCTCGTAGAGGGTCACGACATGGCCGCGCAGCGTGGCGACGCGGGCTGCCTCCATGCCGGCGATGCCGCCGCCGACGATCATCACCGACCTCTTCTCGAGCGCGGCGCTGAGGCCGTATTCCGCTTCGCGGCCGCAGGCCGGGTTCACGGCGCAGGAGATCTGCGAGTACTTGGCAAGCCGGCCCATGCAGCCTTCCTGGCAGGAGAGGCAAGGACGGATGCGGTCGATCTTCTCGGCGCGCACCTTGTTCGGCAACTGCGGATCGGCGAGCAGCGGCCGGGCGAGGCCGACGAAGTCGGTCTTGCCGGAGACGATGGCGGCGGCGGCGAGATCGGGGTTGTCCATGCGGCCGGCGGTGATCACCGGCACCTTCAGCACCTCTTTCAGGATCCTGTTGTAGGGCAGGTAGAGGCCCTTGTCCTGGTACATGGGCGGATGGCTCCAGTACCAGCTGTCGTAGGAGCCGACGTCGCCGTTGAAGGCGTCGTAGCCGGCCGCTTCCAAGAGCTTGGCCGCCTCGATGCCCTCGGGAATGTCGCGGCCCATCTCGACGAACTCCTCGCCCGGCAGGCCGCCGCTCTTCCAATCCTTGATGAAGCTCTTGATGGAGTAACGCAGCGACACCGGATAGTCGGCGCCGCAGCGTTCCTTGATCGCCTCAACGATCTCCACGGCGAAGCGCAGGCGGTTCTCCAGGCTGCCGCCATATTCGTCAGTGCGCTGGTTGAACATGGAGATGGCGAACTGGTCGAGCAGATAGCCCTCGTGGACCGCGTGGATCTCGATGCCGTCGAAGCCGGCGCGCTGGGCGACCTCCGCGCTGTCGGCGAACTTGCGGACGTAGGTCTTGATCTCTTCGATGGTCAGTTCGCGGCAGGTCACGCCCTCGATCCAGCGGTGCGGGATCGGCGACGGGGCGACGGCCGTCCGGCCGACGATCGACGGCATCGACACGCGGCCGAAGCCAGCCGAGAGTTGCAGGAAGATGCGCGCGTCATAGGCGTGCACCCGCTCGGTCAAGATCTTGCCGGTCTTGACGAAGTTGAGCGGGTTCAGCGTCGGGCAGGGCATCGAGGGCAGGGCGCACTTCTCGATCTCGTTTTCCACCATGGTGACGCCGGTCATCAGCAAGCCGGCGCCGCCCTTGGCGCGCTCGACGTAATACTCGACGCCGCGATAGTTGTAGGTGCCGTCGGCGTCGCACAATCCGCCGGGCCCCATCGGCTCCATGACATAGCGATTCTTGATTTCGAGGCTGCCGATCTTCATCGGCTCGAACAAGATCTCGTGGTTCTCTTTCATGGGACTGTTCGCGGCTCGTGTCCGCGCCTTCGGTTGCTGGCAAACGCCCTCTGCCCGGCCGGGCAGCTCGGCATCACCCTAGAGCCGGCGTTGCCATCTCTACAAAGACTTGATAGGGCTGCGCTCCATACTCAGGAGATATGTACGCAATGGAGCTGAGGCATCTTCGCTACTTCGTAGCCGTCGCCGACGAGGGGAGTGTCAGCGCCGCCGCCAGGACGCGGCTGCACACGGCCCAGCCGTCGCTCAGCCGCCAACTCAAGGATCTTGAACGGGAATTGGGTGTCGAGCTGTTCGACCGCCGGGTGCGGGGCGTGGTTCTGACACGGCCCGGCCGGCTGTTTCTCGGTCATGTCCGGCAGGTGTTGAAGCAGCTCGACGACGCCGTCGACGTCGTGCGAAACGCGCCGATGACGATCCGCGTCGGTATTATCCCGGGGCTCGAAACCTTCGTGCTTCCCGAGTTCCGGCGGCTGGCGCGCGAGATTGCCGGCGAGGTGGACATCGAGGTGACGAGCGCTCCATCCACCGCGCTCATCCAAGATCTGAAGGACGGCAATCTGGATCTCGCCTTTGCCCGCCCCTCGGTCACCGACATCGACCTGCATTTCGAGCCGATCGATCATCACCGCATCAGCGTCTTTCTTCAGACCGGCCATCCCCTGACGCGGCGGGATATGCTGTCCTTCTCGGATCTGGTCGGCCACACCTACATTGCTGTCAATCAGCGCGTCGCGCCGTTTCTGCGCGGCGAGATCGACATCTGGGGCCAGCTGCGTGGGCTTGCCCTGTCCCCGACCCATGTCGCCGGTGACATCGCCTCGACCTTTTCGCTGATCATGGCCACCGACGGCTTCTCGCTGATGCCCGATTACGCCGAGCGCCTGATGCCGGCGACGCTGTCGATGCGGCCGCTGGCCGACGGGCCGGAGCCGTTGACGCTGGCCATCGCCTACCGGCCACTGCTGGCCTCGCCGGTCCAGTCGCTGGTGTCCACCGTGGCAAACGCATGGCCGCACGACCGAAGCCGGTGACGGCTTTGGGCATAGAGAAACTGAAGGGCGCCTTCAGAACTTGCGATTAGGTCGCGACGGCTGGCGGGCCTATATTGAGGGCATCAAAGAGAGAAGAGAAAAGAGGCCGGAAACCTCCGGTCTAGGAAAGGAAAAACCGAAATGTTCGCCACCCTCAAGCGCGCTGCCAAGGCTCTCCACCTTCCCACCCAGATCGAGCGCGACATGGCCTACCTCAACGAGGCCGGCGACCGGTACGACCTAGAGGCCCGCGAGCGGAACCTCAACAACCGCACCCGCCGTGGTTTCGGTCTCTGAGGACTGAACGGCAACAAGCCGACATATGGATACGACGTCGAGCGCTCGAGACCTGACCGGTTCGGGCGCTTTGTCGTTTCCGGTCCGATCTCTCCCCACCCCAAATGAAAAACGGCTCCCCTCGCGGGAAGCCGTCTTGCTGTCTGCTTGGTCGATGCTCAGTTCGCGAAGACCACGGTGCTCTTGAACTGGGGCTCGTTGTCGCGGGCGGCGGGGTCGAAGGTCGTCACGACGCGGTAACCTTCGGACCCATGGGTGCCGACGACGGCGCCGGACTTCAGCGTCTGCTCGGCCGCCGCGTAGCGGGCGGCGTCGGCCTTGGCGGCAGCGGCGTTGGCCGAGTCCTTGATGAGCACGGCGCTCTTGAACTGGGGTTCGTTGTCACGGGCGGCCGGGTCGAAGTTGGTCACGACGCTGTAGCCTTCCGAACCGTGGGTACCGATGACGGCGCCGGACTTCAGGGTCTGGCCGGCTTCGGCATAGCGGGCGGCGTCTGCCTTGGCAGCGGCGGCGTTGGCGCCATTGTCGCTGACGACAGTGACGAACTGGGGCTCATTGGTGTCGGCGCCCGGGTTGTACTGAACGAGCGAGGCGGCGCTGGCGATCGAGGGCAGCAGGACCGAGGCGAGGGCGAGGGAAGCGAGGAGGGAGGTCTTCATTTTCAATACTCCGAAAGACATAAATGTCTGATTTGTTTCATGGTCTGGCAGCGGTGGAGATCATTGGAGGTCAGTGTCCGCTGCCGATGACCGTGATTTAAGCCGCATTCGATCACGCGCAAATGGGCGCCCGATGACAGTTGCGGGCTGCGGATTTGACAATGGATCGCAAAAGCGTGTTGAGGGGCGTGAACGCCACGTACCGCAGCCAGCAGTAAGGGAATTCACGTTCCTGATTGTTTCATGTTATGAACGATTTGCCGGCGGCTGGGGGACATGAGAATCCCTGGCGCCGGTCCATCCTGAAGGGGCATATTATGAAGTTTGCATTTATGGTCGGGGCGCTTATTGCCGCGTTGCCGACGCTGGCCATGGCTGGCGAGAAGGTCGACATGGCCGAGCTCACCTGCAAGCAGTTTCTGGCCGACGAGGAAGGCATTCTGCCGACGGTGGTCTGGATCGACGGCTATCTCAGCCACCAGAGCGGCAATACCGTGATCGACATGGATGAGCTGGTCGCCAACGTGAAGCAGATCGCCGGCGATTGCGCCAACCAGCCCGACATGAAGATCATGGAGCTGGTGCCGGAGGACGAATAGGCGCCGGTTGCCGGCTGAGCCTATTGGAGGACCGCTTCCGGCACAGGCCGGCGGCGGTCCTTTTTCATTTGGCGGGGGAGGGCAGCGCCGGGCCGGGCGCTGCGGGGTCGGCCGATGTCGGCGTGGTGGCGGCCAGCTCGGCGTCGATGCCGGAGAGAAGCGCCACGATGTTGGCGGTGTTGCGCCCGAGGTCGTAGTAGCCGATCTGGCTGCGCGAGTAGACGTAGAGGAAGGACCCGCCGCCGCGGGCCGGCGTCACCATCACCGACAGCGTCGAGGGCATGCGCAGGAGCGGCGAGTAGACGATCATCCGGAAGCGGGTGTTGACCGGATTGGCGCCGACCTCCCGCACCTTGCCGGGCAGGCGCTTGGCGGCTGCTTCCGCCACCGTGAACAGGGCCTCGGGCGGCAGGCTGTAACGGCGCGTTTCGATGTCGGGGATGCCCTTCCTGCAGTCGTCGGCCGGGCAGGCGAGGCTATCGTTGAGCTTGCCGGTGCGCGAAGGCACCGAGAAATCATAGGGACCGAGGTCGGCCGGACCGAACACCGCGTCCCAGCTGGCTTCCCGACCGTAGGTGTAGAAGGCCAGCACCAGGAGCAGGAACGCGCCAAAAAGGGCCGCGAGCACCAAACCGAGGAAACGCAAAGGGGACATTGGATACCGGGGTCACGAGCGCGAGCGATCCCAGCTTTTAACCCGATTGAACAGGGCGCGCCAGAGGTCGGCCGAAACCGTCAGCCAGCCGGCGAGAACGGCCATGACCACGATCATGGCGAGGCTGTCGGACCGGTCGGGGGCCGGGGCCGGCGCAATGGCGTAGCTCATGTCGCGCGGCAGCGCCTTGACGTAGGGAACGGGGTCGCCGACCGGGCGGATGGCGCCGGTCTCGACATCCAGCGTGGCGATGGCCGGCGCGACTTCGGCCGCCCTGACCGGACTGAGGCTGGCGCACAGGAGCGTCACCGCCAGGATCAGCGAGGCGGCGACGGCAACGACGATGGAAGCGCCCGCCCCGACCGAAAGCTCGTGGTGCGCGGTGGCTGCGTTGAAGGGGGTGTCGTCGATCCTGTCGGTCATCTCTCTCGTCCTTGCCGCTTATCGCTTCGGCTCCGAACCGGGCCTCCGGTCAGTGCCTTTCGATGGGCAAGAGATGCCTTGCGAATGGGTCGCGCCGATGCCGGGATTGAGGTGGGTGACGGGAGATGTCGTGGCGATTTCGTGGCGGGGTTAACACTTGAACGGTGGAGGGTTGGTGGAGAAGATCGGCCCTTTGGGAAAATGAAGTTCTTTCAATTGGTTAAATGGCGGGTGCCAAGCCATCCGGTTAACGGCGGGTAAACGCGAAAGATCGCATTTTCAGCGTTGCCGCCATCATCGAGGTGCAACTCCGTTCGCTGCCGTCGTTCGTCCCCGGTTTGGGAGGCGTTGCATTTCGCAAGGATATGGTTGTACGATACAACCATATCAACGGAGCCCGCAGATGAGTCCAGATCCGGCCGTCGTCGAAGACATCCGCACCCTGTCGCGACGGATGGTGCGCGCCTGGGGCTTCATGGGTGGCACCTTCGCCGGCACCGATCTGTCGCCATCCTCCGTGCATGCGCTGATCGAGATCGAGGTGGGCGGCCTCACGGCGCGCGAGCTCGGCATGCGCCTGCGGTTGGAGAAATCCAGCGTCAGCCGTCTGCTCCGCAAGCTGGTGGCGCTGGGTGCCGTGAAAGAGACGCCCGACGAGGCCGACGGCCGCGTCAAGCTGCTGTCGCTGACCGCCGAGGGGCGGTCGCGCGTCGCCGCCATTCACGCGTTTGCCCGCCGGCAGGTCGCAGAGGCGCTGGGTCGGCTCGGGGCCGGCGAGGAGCGCGCGGTGCTCGACGGACTGCGTCTCTACAGCGCGGCGCTCGAAGGCGGGCCGGACGTCCAGCCGGTGGCGATCGTTCCCGGCTATCGGCCGGGTCTTGTGGCCCGCATCACCGACATGCACATGCGCTACTACGCGCGCGAGCATGGGCTGGGGCGCCGCTTCGAAACCCTGGTGGCCGGCGGGCTCGCCGAGTTCTGCGACCGCCTGGACAATCCGCAGAATGCGATCTGGACCGCGCAGATGGGCGGCGAGATCGTCGGCTCGCTGGCGATCGACGGCGAGGACATGGGCGCCGGCATCGCCCACCTGCGCTGGTTCGTCGTCGCCGACGGCCTGCGGGGCAGTGGAGCGGGAAAGCGGCTGCTCGATGCCGCGATGGCCTTTGCCGACGGGCACGGCTTCGCCGAAACCCGCCTCTCGACCTTCGCCGGGCTCGATGCCGCCCGCCACCTCTACGAGTCGCGCGGCTTCGAGCTGGCCGAAGAGAAGATCGGCGCTCAATGGGGCAGGGAACTGGTGGAGCAGCGCTTCATTCGGCGCCCCAAATGAAAAGGGGATCGGAGCCGAAGCTCCGATCCCCGATGATCTGACCGAACCTTTGTCGCTTACGACAGCGAGGCGGCGAAGCGCTGGATGCGGGCGCAGGCTTCCTCGAGATCCTTGGTGGCGGTGGCGTAGGAGATGCGGAAGTTGGGGCCGAGGCCGAAGGCCGAACCCTGCACCACCGCCACGCCTTCCTGCTCCAGGAGCTCGGTGACGAAGTCGTCGTCGGAGGCGAGCACCTTGCCGGCCGCCGTCTTCTTGCCGATCAGGCCGGCGCAGGACGGGTAGACGTAGAAAGCGCCTTCCGGCGTCGGGCAGTGGATGCCCTTGGCCTGGTTCAGCATGGACACCACGAGGTCGCGGCGCTCCTTGAACACCTTGTTGTTCTCGGCGATGAAGTGCTGCGGGCCGGTGAGGGCCTCGAGCGCCGCATATTGCGAGATCGACGAGGGGTTGGAGGTCGACTGCGACTGGATCGTGGCGATGGCCTTGATCAGGGCGGCCGGGCCTGCGGCATAACCGATACGCCAGCCGGTCATGCAATAGGCCTTGGACACGCCGTTGACGGTGAGCGTACGCTCCTGTAGCGCCGGCTCGATCTGGGCCGGCGTGGCGAACACGAAGTCGTCGTAGACGAGGTGCTCGTAAATGTCGTCGGTCATGATCCAGACATGCGGATGGCGGACGAGCACGTCGGTCAGCGCCTTCAGCTCCGCGCGGGTGTAGGCGGCGCCCGACGGGTTGGACGGCGAGTTGAAGATGAACCACTTCGTCTTCGGGGTGATCGCCTTCTCAAGCGCCTCGGCGGTCAGCTTGAAGTTGGTTTCGATCGATGCCTCGACGAAGGTCGGGGTGCCGCCGGCCAAGAGCACCATGTCCGGGTAGCTCACCCAGTAGGGGGCGGGGATCAGCACCTCGTCGCCGGGGTTCACCGTCGCCATCAGCGCGTTGTAGAGAACCTGCTTGCCGCCGGTGCCGACCGTGATCTCGGCCGGCTTGTAGACGAGGCCGTTCTCGCGCTTGAACTTGTCGACG
It encodes:
- a CDS encoding oxidoreductase → MKENHEILFEPMKIGSLEIKNRYVMEPMGPGGLCDADGTYNYRGVEYYVERAKGGAGLLMTGVTMVENEIEKCALPSMPCPTLNPLNFVKTGKILTERVHAYDARIFLQLSAGFGRVSMPSIVGRTAVAPSPIPHRWIEGVTCRELTIEEIKTYVRKFADSAEVAQRAGFDGIEIHAVHEGYLLDQFAISMFNQRTDEYGGSLENRLRFAVEIVEAIKERCGADYPVSLRYSIKSFIKDWKSGGLPGEEFVEMGRDIPEGIEAAKLLEAAGYDAFNGDVGSYDSWYWSHPPMYQDKGLYLPYNRILKEVLKVPVITAGRMDNPDLAAAAIVSGKTDFVGLARPLLADPQLPNKVRAEKIDRIRPCLSCQEGCMGRLAKYSQISCAVNPACGREAEYGLSAALEKRSVMIVGGGIAGMEAARVATLRGHVVTLYEKSDRLGGVVIPGGVPDFKEDDHDLIRWYERELRELKVPVIFNKEVTEETVRLAKPDVLIVATGSQPKRLSIGDADNVYTAEDVLNGVKPAGDSTIVIGAGLVGCETALWLHDQGKKVTIVELAPTILALAGPLCHANHDMLHDLLIYKKIDIMTSSHVAEPVKGGFKVKSGDKETIVPADSAIVAIGYRSERSLYDKVRNLVPEVYSFGDARQVSNIMYAIWDAYEVARSI
- a CDS encoding LysR family transcriptional regulator is translated as MELRHLRYFVAVADEGSVSAAARTRLHTAQPSLSRQLKDLERELGVELFDRRVRGVVLTRPGRLFLGHVRQVLKQLDDAVDVVRNAPMTIRVGIIPGLETFVLPEFRRLAREIAGEVDIEVTSAPSTALIQDLKDGNLDLAFARPSVTDIDLHFEPIDHHRISVFLQTGHPLTRRDMLSFSDLVGHTYIAVNQRVAPFLRGEIDIWGQLRGLALSPTHVAGDIASTFSLIMATDGFSLMPDYAERLMPATLSMRPLADGPEPLTLAIAYRPLLASPVQSLVSTVANAWPHDRSR
- a CDS encoding DUF3563 domain-containing protein, whose protein sequence is MFATLKRAAKALHLPTQIERDMAYLNEAGDRYDLEARERNLNNRTRRGFGL
- a CDS encoding HdeA/HdeB family chaperone, producing MKFAFMVGALIAALPTLAMAGEKVDMAELTCKQFLADEEGILPTVVWIDGYLSHQSGNTVIDMDELVANVKQIAGDCANQPDMKIMELVPEDE
- a CDS encoding DUF1499 domain-containing protein yields the protein MSPLRFLGLVLAALFGAFLLLVLAFYTYGREASWDAVFGPADLGPYDFSVPSRTGKLNDSLACPADDCRKGIPDIETRRYSLPPEALFTVAEAAAKRLPGKVREVGANPVNTRFRMIVYSPLLRMPSTLSVMVTPARGGGSFLYVYSRSQIGYYDLGRNTANIVALLSGIDAELAATTPTSADPAAPGPALPSPAK
- a CDS encoding bifunctional helix-turn-helix transcriptional regulator/GNAT family N-acetyltransferase, translated to MSPDPAVVEDIRTLSRRMVRAWGFMGGTFAGTDLSPSSVHALIEIEVGGLTARELGMRLRLEKSSVSRLLRKLVALGAVKETPDEADGRVKLLSLTAEGRSRVAAIHAFARRQVAEALGRLGAGEERAVLDGLRLYSAALEGGPDVQPVAIVPGYRPGLVARITDMHMRYYAREHGLGRRFETLVAGGLAEFCDRLDNPQNAIWTAQMGGEIVGSLAIDGEDMGAGIAHLRWFVVADGLRGSGAGKRLLDAAMAFADGHGFAETRLSTFAGLDAARHLYESRGFELAEEKIGAQWGRELVEQRFIRRPK
- a CDS encoding pyridoxal phosphate-dependent aminotransferase; translation: MSFLAQSLARVKPSATIAVTNKARELKAAGRDVIGLGAGEPDFDTPDNIKEAAIKAIRDGKTKYTAVDGIPELKTAIVDKFKRENGLVYKPAEITVGTGGKQVLYNALMATVNPGDEVLIPAPYWVSYPDMVLLAGGTPTFVEASIETNFKLTAEALEKAITPKTKWFIFNSPSNPSGAAYTRAELKALTDVLVRHPHVWIMTDDIYEHLVYDDFVFATPAQIEPALQERTLTVNGVSKAYCMTGWRIGYAAGPAALIKAIATIQSQSTSNPSSISQYAALEALTGPQHFIAENNKVFKERRDLVVSMLNQAKGIHCPTPEGAFYVYPSCAGLIGKKTAAGKVLASDDDFVTELLEQEGVAVVQGSAFGLGPNFRISYATATKDLEEACARIQRFAASLS